The Solibacillus daqui genome has a segment encoding these proteins:
- a CDS encoding CPBP family intramembrane glutamic endopeptidase, whose protein sequence is MKNVSSPKFKTQKTAFYVLLTYIICQLSVFLLIFTPGLKDTLLALFSGTPDEQLIKLSGWWSTISFAIAFIVSFLFISRNKNFWNVFSGEKMPLGKAIGWGIIGFFLVFLGQTIGAAIELALGIDKGSENTEAIMNVTKVAPVMMIATVFLGPVLEELVFRRVIFGSIIQNYNFWIASIISAIVFAAIHMDFTHIILYTICGMIFAFLYHKTKRLITPIIAHILLNGFVTFIQMNADKFQV, encoded by the coding sequence TGTCAATTATCTGTATTTTTACTTATATTCACTCCTGGTTTAAAAGATACCTTACTAGCGCTATTTTCTGGTACACCAGATGAACAATTAATCAAGCTTTCTGGTTGGTGGAGCACGATTTCTTTTGCGATTGCCTTTATCGTATCCTTCCTATTCATTTCACGTAATAAAAACTTTTGGAATGTGTTTAGCGGCGAAAAAATGCCTTTAGGTAAAGCCATTGGTTGGGGAATCATCGGTTTCTTCCTAGTATTTTTAGGGCAAACAATTGGGGCCGCGATTGAGCTTGCATTAGGCATTGATAAGGGGTCTGAAAATACCGAAGCTATTATGAACGTTACGAAAGTCGCCCCTGTCATGATGATTGCAACGGTATTTTTAGGACCTGTACTAGAGGAGCTTGTTTTCCGTCGTGTGATTTTTGGCTCGATTATTCAAAACTACAACTTCTGGATTGCGAGTATTATTAGTGCGATTGTGTTTGCTGCGATTCACATGGATTTCACGCACATTATTTTATACACTATTTGCGGGATGATTTTCGCGTTTTTATACCATAAAACCAAACGCCTCATTACACCCATTATCGCGCATATTTTACTTAACGGCTTCGTGACGTTTATCCAAATGAATGCCGATAAGTTTCAGGTATAG
- the tatC gene encoding twin-arginine translocase subunit TatC: MNPQELTLLEHMEELRKRLFFVAIFFVLALFAGFYTAKPIIRHIQRSDLAASFSMNAFSPADPLTVYLQMTFIIAAVIVSPILLYQLWAFITPGLHDKERKATLKYIPYAFVLGIGGMAFAYFILFPFVMRFMTELSSDLNITQTIGINEFFSFLLKLVVPFGILFQLPVVTLFVARLGIINPKLMIKFRKYAYFVLIVISVLLAPPDFVSNIIIAIPLFILYEVSIVISRIGYRKYEKAEAARVLQEEERERELQVEELLEQQRKQMEQMNS; the protein is encoded by the coding sequence ATGAATCCACAAGAATTAACCTTACTCGAACATATGGAGGAACTTAGGAAACGCTTATTTTTCGTGGCGATTTTCTTTGTTTTAGCGCTTTTTGCAGGCTTCTACACAGCCAAACCGATTATTAGACACATTCAACGCAGTGATCTTGCTGCTAGTTTTTCGATGAACGCCTTTAGTCCTGCCGATCCATTAACTGTTTATTTACAAATGACATTCATAATTGCGGCAGTGATTGTTTCACCGATTTTACTCTATCAGTTATGGGCTTTTATAACACCTGGCTTACATGATAAAGAGCGAAAGGCAACTTTAAAGTACATACCGTATGCTTTTGTACTAGGTATTGGTGGTATGGCCTTTGCTTACTTTATTTTATTTCCGTTTGTCATGCGATTTATGACGGAACTATCGAGTGATTTAAACATTACTCAAACGATTGGCATTAATGAATTCTTTTCATTTTTACTAAAGTTAGTCGTCCCATTTGGCATTCTATTTCAGTTGCCAGTCGTTACGCTATTTGTGGCGCGACTAGGGATTATTAACCCAAAATTAATGATTAAATTCCGCAAGTATGCCTATTTTGTATTAATTGTTATTTCTGTATTACTAGCACCTCCGGATTTTGTGTCGAATATCATTATTGCGATTCCGCTTTTTATTTTATACGAGGTAAGTATTGTCATTTCTCGTATAGGCTATCGTAAATATGAAAAGGCTGAAGCAGCGCGTGTTTTACAAGAAGAAGAGCGTGAACGTGAGTTGCAAGTAGAAGAATTGCTAGAGCAGCAGCGTAAACAAATGGAACAAATGAATAGTTAG
- the tatA gene encoding twin-arginine translocase TatA/TatE family subunit, with protein MEVVVHLSAITPVSLIIIGLIALLIFGPKKLPSLGRAMGTTLREFRSATKGLTDDDDDDYKTKKAVIEHKDNEKPNDK; from the coding sequence GTGGAAGTCGTTGTGCATTTAAGTGCGATTACACCTGTAAGCCTAATTATCATTGGTCTTATTGCTTTATTAATTTTTGGTCCAAAAAAATTACCATCTTTAGGTCGTGCCATGGGGACAACTTTACGTGAGTTCCGCAGTGCTACAAAAGGACTAACAGATGATGACGATGATGATTACAAAACAAAAAAAGCTGTCATTGAACATAAAGATAACGAAAAACCTAACGATAAGTAA
- a CDS encoding redox-sensing transcriptional repressor Rex, with translation MKPEAKIPQATTKRLPLYYRFLKNFANEGKKRISSQELSDAMKIDSATIRRDFSYFGALGKKGYGYDVNYLLEFFRQTLDQDEAMNVALIGVGNLGNGLLKYNFQKNHNTRIVVAFDSKAPYEGTMISNIPVFHPDRLEDMYEEFGAELAILTVPSRSAQMMTDRLVNMNAKGILNFTPVRLSVPETLKVMNIDLSVELQALIYLVRNSD, from the coding sequence GTGAAACCAGAAGCAAAAATTCCACAAGCAACAACGAAAAGACTCCCTCTGTATTATCGATTTTTAAAAAACTTCGCAAATGAAGGTAAAAAACGTATTTCATCACAAGAATTAAGTGATGCGATGAAAATAGATTCGGCTACAATTCGTCGAGACTTTTCTTATTTTGGAGCACTTGGTAAGAAGGGCTATGGCTACGATGTCAACTATTTACTCGAATTTTTCCGCCAAACCTTAGATCAAGATGAAGCGATGAATGTTGCACTAATTGGAGTAGGGAACTTAGGAAATGGTTTATTAAAATACAATTTCCAAAAAAACCACAATACACGTATTGTGGTGGCGTTTGACTCGAAAGCGCCTTATGAGGGAACAATGATTAGTAATATTCCGGTATTCCATCCAGATCGTTTAGAGGATATGTATGAGGAATTTGGCGCGGAATTAGCAATTTTAACAGTGCCATCACGCTCAGCGCAAATGATGACTGACCGCCTTGTGAACATGAATGCAAAAGGAATATTAAATTTCACGCCTGTACGACTTTCTGTGCCAGAGACGTTAAAGGTTATGAACATTGACTTATCTGTGGAGTTGCAGGCACTTATCTATTTAGTAAGAAATTCAGATTAG
- a CDS encoding ABC-F family ATP-binding cassette domain-containing protein — MIVLQVNQLYKSFITDEILSGVKLEVQHRDRVALVGRNGAGKSTLLKIIAGQMSYDSGEIIIPKDIRVGYLEQHAGIDSDLSIWDEMMTIFNALRIQEQKLRQLEQQMADPAVYENSEIYGRVMAEYDQLQHDFKDAGGYQYEADTRSVLHGMQFFPADYDKPIQSLSGGQRTRLALAKLLLSKPDLLILDEPTNHLDIETLSWLEGYLKGYDGAILIVSHDRYFLDQVVSTVYEVSRTKVSKYVGNYSAYLDEKAKNYERDLKMYERQMDEKAKLETFIQKNLARASTTKMAQSRRKVLEKTNWMDSPDGDEKSASFGFTIERQSGNDVLSIDDLTIGYPDKEISSNINMRVFREDRLALVGPNGVGKSTLLKTIVKDLATLTGDIRYGTNVQISYYDQEQAKLHSNKAVLNELWDEWPLMNEKDIRSILGRFLFSGDDVSKTVNSLSGGEKARLALAKLMMQKSNFLVLDEPTNHLDLDSKEILENALIDYPGTLLFVSHDRYFINRIATKVVELSGTGSFEYLGDYDYYLEKKQELEELAAMKAAVTEAKSQETSSQTKSTSMIDKDTKKRERQIRRTIEDIEKNMATLDEKITQFEEQLCDPAVFSDHEKTLAIQTELSEAKEQHETFEMEWLELNEELEQL; from the coding sequence ATGATTGTCTTACAAGTAAATCAATTATATAAATCCTTTATCACTGATGAAATTTTAAGCGGTGTCAAACTTGAGGTACAACATCGTGACCGCGTAGCATTAGTGGGTCGCAACGGTGCAGGTAAATCGACTCTCCTAAAAATTATTGCCGGTCAAATGAGCTATGACTCTGGTGAAATTATTATTCCAAAAGATATTCGCGTTGGTTATTTAGAGCAGCATGCAGGCATAGATTCGGACTTGTCTATTTGGGACGAAATGATGACAATTTTTAATGCACTGCGTATTCAGGAGCAAAAGCTGCGTCAACTCGAACAACAAATGGCTGATCCAGCTGTTTATGAAAATAGTGAAATTTATGGACGGGTTATGGCAGAATACGATCAATTGCAGCATGATTTTAAAGATGCGGGTGGCTATCAATACGAAGCAGATACTCGTTCTGTCTTGCACGGAATGCAATTTTTCCCTGCTGATTATGACAAACCGATTCAATCGCTATCAGGTGGTCAACGTACCCGTCTTGCACTTGCGAAACTGTTACTGTCAAAACCTGACTTACTAATACTTGACGAACCGACAAACCATTTAGACATCGAGACACTTTCATGGCTAGAAGGCTATTTAAAAGGCTATGACGGCGCTATTTTAATCGTGTCACATGACCGATACTTCCTAGATCAAGTTGTTTCAACTGTTTACGAAGTATCACGCACGAAAGTATCAAAATATGTTGGCAACTACAGCGCCTATTTAGATGAAAAAGCAAAAAACTATGAGCGCGACTTGAAGATGTACGAGCGCCAAATGGATGAAAAGGCTAAACTCGAAACATTTATCCAAAAAAACTTGGCCCGCGCCTCAACAACAAAGATGGCGCAATCACGTCGCAAAGTATTAGAAAAAACAAACTGGATGGATTCTCCCGATGGCGATGAAAAAAGTGCAAGCTTTGGCTTCACTATTGAACGTCAAAGTGGGAATGACGTATTATCGATTGATGACTTAACGATTGGATACCCCGACAAAGAAATCTCATCCAATATTAATATGCGTGTATTCCGTGAAGATCGCCTTGCATTAGTCGGCCCAAACGGTGTTGGTAAATCCACATTACTAAAAACAATCGTAAAGGATCTAGCCACTTTAACTGGCGATATTCGCTATGGTACAAATGTACAAATCAGCTACTACGACCAGGAGCAAGCAAAACTGCATTCAAACAAAGCTGTACTAAACGAGCTCTGGGATGAGTGGCCATTAATGAATGAAAAGGATATACGCAGCATTTTAGGTCGCTTCCTATTTAGTGGTGATGACGTTTCGAAAACCGTCAATTCATTATCTGGTGGCGAAAAGGCACGCTTAGCTTTGGCAAAATTGATGATGCAAAAATCAAATTTCCTAGTGCTCGATGAACCTACAAACCACCTAGATTTAGATAGCAAAGAAATTTTAGAAAACGCATTAATCGATTATCCTGGAACGTTATTATTTGTATCGCATGACCGTTATTTCATTAACCGCATTGCGACAAAGGTTGTGGAATTATCGGGGACAGGCTCTTTTGAGTATTTAGGGGATTACGATTACTACCTTGAGAAAAAACAAGAGCTTGAAGAACTAGCAGCGATGAAAGCCGCCGTAACTGAGGCAAAATCACAAGAAACGTCTTCACAAACCAAATCAACATCTATGATTGATAAAGATACCAAAAAGCGTGAACGCCAAATTCGACGCACTATTGAAGACATTGAAAAAAATATGGCGACACTTGATGAAAAAATTACTCAGTTTGAAGAACAACTATGCGACCCAGCTGTTTTCTCAGACCACGAAAAAACATTAGCCATCCAAACTGAACTATCTGAAGCCAAAGAGCAGCACGAAACATTTGAAATGGAATGGCTTGAACTAAACGAAGAACTAGAACAGCTATAA
- the tsaD gene encoding tRNA (adenosine(37)-N6)-threonylcarbamoyltransferase complex transferase subunit TsaD, producing the protein MDHYILAIETSCDETAAAIIKNGTEIISNVVSSQIESHKRFGGVVPEIASRHHVEQMTIVLEEALKQAEMVPKELTAVAVTEGPGLVGALLIGINAAKAFAFVNGLPLIGTHHIAGHIYANNLVQPMEFPLLALVVSGGHTELVFMREHGSFEVIGETRDDAAGEAYDKVARVLNMPYPGGPHIDRLAHEATEAVKFPRVWLEEGSYDFSFSGLKSAVINYKHNMDQRGEEIIPEQVAKGFQDSVVEVLTAKTVRAAREFGVKQVIAAGGVSANKGLRSALETAFEQEGIPFFVPPLKLCTDNAAMIGAAAYQMYEAGVRGNLAMNGRPGMELTSWK; encoded by the coding sequence ATGGATCATTATATATTAGCAATAGAAACAAGCTGCGATGAAACAGCAGCGGCAATTATTAAAAATGGTACTGAAATTATTTCTAATGTCGTATCATCTCAAATTGAGAGTCATAAGCGCTTTGGTGGAGTTGTGCCAGAAATTGCGTCACGCCATCATGTAGAGCAAATGACAATTGTGTTAGAAGAAGCGTTGAAGCAAGCTGAAATGGTACCAAAGGAATTGACAGCAGTAGCTGTAACAGAGGGACCAGGGTTAGTTGGGGCGTTATTAATCGGTATTAATGCAGCAAAAGCATTTGCCTTTGTGAATGGGTTACCGTTAATCGGCACACATCATATTGCGGGACATATTTATGCGAATAATTTAGTACAGCCAATGGAATTTCCGTTGCTTGCTTTAGTCGTATCTGGCGGTCATACAGAACTTGTATTTATGCGCGAGCATGGATCATTTGAAGTAATCGGTGAAACGCGAGACGATGCAGCTGGTGAGGCATATGACAAAGTAGCACGTGTGTTAAACATGCCATATCCAGGGGGACCTCATATTGACCGTTTAGCGCATGAGGCAACGGAAGCGGTGAAATTCCCACGAGTTTGGTTAGAAGAAGGTTCGTATGATTTTAGCTTTAGTGGGTTAAAATCGGCGGTTATCAACTACAAGCATAATATGGATCAACGTGGTGAGGAAATCATTCCAGAGCAAGTCGCAAAAGGTTTCCAAGATAGTGTTGTTGAGGTATTAACGGCTAAAACCGTGCGTGCAGCACGTGAATTTGGTGTGAAGCAAGTGATTGCAGCAGGTGGTGTATCGGCGAACAAAGGTTTACGTAGTGCACTTGAAACAGCATTTGAACAAGAAGGTATTCCATTTTTCGTACCACCGTTAAAATTATGTACAGATAATGCTGCAATGATTGGTGCAGCTGCTTATCAAATGTATGAAGCAGGTGTGCGCGGGAATTTAGCGATGAATGGACGTCCTGGTATGGAATTAACTAGCTGGAAATAA
- the rimI gene encoding ribosomal protein S18-alanine N-acetyltransferase: protein MVQYRKMTLEDVPTVHAIEVATFPTPWTLDSFYYELNENQFSHYLVAENEAGELVGFCGLWLVIDTAQITNVAVVESVRGQGIGEALMREAVRVAKEANMDVMSLEVRVTNTVAQNLYRKLGFQDGGIRKGYYTDNQENALVMWVNL, encoded by the coding sequence ATGGTACAGTATCGTAAAATGACGCTTGAAGATGTTCCGACAGTTCATGCGATTGAGGTTGCGACGTTTCCAACACCTTGGACGTTAGATTCTTTTTACTATGAGTTGAACGAAAATCAGTTTTCGCATTATTTAGTAGCGGAAAATGAAGCTGGTGAACTCGTTGGATTTTGCGGTCTATGGCTTGTTATTGATACAGCACAAATTACGAATGTGGCGGTTGTTGAATCAGTTCGTGGACAAGGTATTGGTGAAGCGTTAATGCGTGAAGCAGTGCGTGTTGCTAAAGAAGCGAATATGGATGTTATGAGTTTAGAAGTACGCGTAACAAACACCGTTGCGCAAAATTTATATCGCAAACTTGGCTTCCAAGATGGTGGTATTCGTAAAGGCTACTATACGGATAATCAAGAAAATGCGTTAGTAATGTGGGTGAATTTATAA
- the tsaB gene encoding tRNA (adenosine(37)-N6)-threonylcarbamoyltransferase complex dimerization subunit type 1 TsaB, giving the protein MIWLGIETANAPLSIAIVKDGKVVAEVVQNIKLTHSVGAMPAIEEVINKAGITSTEIDAIAVSEGPGSYTGVRIGVTLAKTLAWSLQKPLVGVSSLKVLAANVRVSNYTVCALFDARRQNVYAGVYEGITQTPVIEDHHDHIDGLLTKLDALKRPVLFVGTDVEVYFEKIQEVLGERAVRVPYTLDLPRASELIAVAEVQELPSVDAVHAFVPQYRRIAEAEANWIKEQKKEQQ; this is encoded by the coding sequence ATGATTTGGTTAGGGATTGAAACAGCAAATGCCCCGCTTTCTATTGCAATAGTTAAAGATGGTAAAGTGGTAGCAGAAGTTGTACAAAATATTAAATTAACGCATTCAGTAGGTGCGATGCCTGCTATTGAAGAAGTGATAAACAAAGCAGGAATTACATCAACTGAAATCGATGCGATAGCGGTATCAGAAGGGCCAGGTTCGTACACGGGTGTGCGTATTGGAGTTACATTAGCAAAAACATTAGCCTGGTCATTGCAAAAGCCCTTAGTAGGTGTATCAAGTTTAAAGGTATTAGCCGCGAATGTACGCGTGTCTAACTATACGGTTTGTGCGTTGTTTGATGCACGTCGTCAAAACGTTTATGCCGGAGTTTACGAAGGAATTACGCAAACGCCAGTTATCGAGGACCACCATGATCATATTGATGGATTATTAACTAAGCTAGATGCATTAAAACGTCCAGTATTATTTGTAGGTACAGATGTTGAGGTTTATTTTGAAAAAATTCAGGAAGTATTAGGTGAACGTGCTGTCCGTGTGCCCTATACTCTAGACTTACCACGTGCGTCAGAGCTAATTGCAGTAGCAGAGGTACAAGAGCTGCCTTCAGTAGATGCGGTTCATGCATTTGTACCACAGTATCGTCGTATTGCTGAGGCTGAAGCGAACTGGATTAAGGAACAGAAAAAGGAGCAACAATAA
- the tsaE gene encoding tRNA (adenosine(37)-N6)-threonylcarbamoyltransferase complex ATPase subunit type 1 TsaE has translation MIFEKQVYTLEETQALALTLATLVEPQYTITLEGDLGAGKTTFTQSFAKGLGIKRTVNSPTFTIMKQYEGRIALNHLDVYRLEDSDEDLGWDEIFYGDAVTVVEWAHLIEDELPKEHLAIEITRIDDTSRKFVLKPVGEKYMRLCKELIK, from the coding sequence ATGATATTTGAAAAACAAGTATATACATTAGAAGAAACACAAGCACTTGCTTTAACGTTGGCTACATTAGTTGAGCCACAATATACAATTACGTTAGAAGGCGACTTAGGTGCCGGTAAGACGACATTTACGCAAAGCTTTGCAAAGGGATTAGGCATCAAACGTACGGTGAATAGCCCCACATTTACGATTATGAAGCAGTATGAGGGACGTATTGCCTTAAACCATTTAGATGTCTATCGTTTAGAGGATAGTGATGAGGATTTAGGTTGGGATGAAATCTTTTATGGAGATGCGGTAACAGTTGTTGAATGGGCACATTTAATAGAAGATGAGCTACCAAAAGAACATTTGGCAATAGAAATTACACGTATTGATGATACAAGTCGAAAATTTGTATTAAAACCAGTAGGTGAGAAATACATGCGCCTTTGTAAGGAGTTAATAAAATGA